GCCTGGCGGTCGATGGACATGTTCTTGTGGAGCACCGCGATGCCGCCGGCGCGGGCCATCGCGATCGCCATGTCGCTCTCGGTGACCGTGTCCATGGCCGCCGCCACGAGCGGAACGTTCAGCTCGATGCCGCGGGTGAACCGGGACTTGAGCG
This window of the Gemmatimonadaceae bacterium genome carries:
- a CDS encoding IMP dehydrogenase: MALTFDDVLLVPQHSLTHPKDVSLKSRFTRGIELNVPLVAAAMDTVTESDMAIAMARAGGIAVLHKNMSIDRQA